Proteins encoded within one genomic window of Amorphoplanes friuliensis DSM 7358:
- the rpsB gene encoding 30S ribosomal protein S2, whose amino-acid sequence MAVVTMRQLLESGVHFGHQTRRWNPKMKRFIFTERNGIYIIDLRQTLEYIEKAYAYVRDTVAEGGHILFVGTKKQAQEAIAEHATRVGQPYVNHRWLGGMLTNFQTVYKRLQRMKELEAIGDLTGTAAGYTKKETLQLFREQTKLTKTLGGLRDMTKVPSAIWVVDTKKEHIAVDEARKLGIPVIAVLDTNCDPDEVDFPIPGNDDAIRSAELLTKVIAAAVADGLIKRSGRNRGSDDKPEPGTVAAGEPLPEWERDLYEGADKKAADAEPAAEPAAAPAAPAAAATPGNDATPVVDAVPDNPTAVAEPVAATAE is encoded by the coding sequence ATGGCCGTCGTGACCATGCGTCAGCTGCTGGAGAGCGGTGTCCACTTCGGGCACCAGACCCGGCGCTGGAACCCGAAGATGAAGCGCTTCATCTTCACCGAGCGCAACGGTATCTACATCATCGACCTGCGCCAGACCCTCGAGTACATCGAGAAGGCCTACGCGTACGTCCGCGACACCGTCGCCGAGGGTGGCCACATCCTCTTCGTCGGCACGAAGAAGCAGGCTCAGGAAGCGATCGCGGAGCACGCGACCCGCGTCGGCCAGCCGTACGTCAACCACCGCTGGCTCGGTGGCATGCTGACCAACTTCCAGACGGTGTACAAGCGGCTCCAGCGCATGAAGGAGCTCGAGGCGATCGGTGACCTCACCGGGACCGCCGCCGGTTACACCAAGAAGGAGACCCTTCAGCTGTTCCGTGAGCAGACCAAGCTCACCAAGACCCTCGGTGGTCTGCGGGACATGACGAAGGTGCCGTCGGCGATCTGGGTCGTCGACACCAAGAAGGAGCACATCGCCGTCGACGAGGCCCGCAAGCTGGGCATCCCGGTCATCGCGGTGCTGGACACCAACTGTGACCCGGACGAGGTCGACTTCCCGATCCCGGGCAACGACGACGCGATCCGCTCCGCCGAGCTGCTGACCAAGGTCATCGCGGCTGCTGTCGCCGACGGTCTGATCAAGCGTTCCGGCCGTAACCGTGGCAGCGACGACAAGCCCGAGCCGGGCACCGTCGCCGCCGGCGAGCCGCTGCCCGAGTGGGAGCGCGACCTCTACGAGGGCGCCGACAAGAAGGCCGCGGACGCCGAGCCCGCCGCTGAGCCCGCCGCCGCGCCCGCCGCGCCGGCTGCCGCCGCGACTCCGGGCAACGACGCCACCCCGGTCGTCGACGCCGTCCCGGACAACCCGACCGCGGTCGCCGAGCCCGTCGCCGCCACCGCGGAGTAA
- a CDS encoding YraN family protein, whose protein sequence is MTTERKAVGAYGERMAEEHLRAQGLVVLARNWRCADGEIDLILRDGDDVVFCEVKTRRGDRFGTPAEAIGPAKVRRLRRLAAHWLSESPVRPHEIRFDVVAVLPQRRGATVVEHVRAAF, encoded by the coding sequence ATGACAACGGAGAGAAAGGCGGTCGGCGCGTACGGGGAGCGGATGGCCGAGGAGCACCTGCGGGCCCAGGGGCTGGTCGTGCTGGCCCGCAACTGGCGCTGCGCCGACGGCGAGATCGACCTGATCCTCCGCGACGGCGACGACGTGGTGTTCTGCGAGGTCAAGACCCGCCGCGGCGACCGCTTCGGCACACCGGCCGAGGCGATCGGCCCGGCCAAGGTCCGCCGTCTGCGCCGGCTCGCTGCCCACTGGCTCTCGGAGTCCCCGGTACGCCCGCACGAGATCCGCTTCGACGTGGTGGCCGTCCTCCCCCAGCGACGCGGGGCGACCGTGGTCGAGCATGTCCGTGCGGCGTTCTAG
- a CDS encoding YifB family Mg chelatase-like AAA ATPase, producing MSYARVLCVGLVGVEGHLIEVEADLSPGLPAVVLTGLPDTALHEARDRVRAAVVNSGQTWPNRRITVNLLPATLPKHGSAFDLAIAAALLAGAGELPAAPLEGVVVLGELGLDGAVRPIRGVLPMVAAAVRAGMTRVIVPLGNAREATVVPGVTVRAVDSLHRLVAYVRGEDRLLDPPPALPEPPVGGPDLADVAGQELGRYALEVAAAGGHHLAMLGPPGAGKTMLAERLPSVLPPLDDASALEVTALHSIAGVLPHDGRLVRRPPFQAPHHSASLAALVGGGSGLARPGALSLAHRGVLFLDEAPEFANAALQALRQPLESGRVLLARARGNTEYPARVQMVLAANPCPCANPAGDQFCECTALARRRYLGKLSGPLLDRIDIQIRIQPLSAAQLMTASAPAEGSPEVAVRVAAARSAAAARWSPGGWRVNAEVPGPQLRRPPFRLAARDTAVLRAGLDRGVLSARGFDRILRLAWSIADLDGRDRPTGTDVDEAAQLRMGEAHDRNS from the coding sequence GTGAGTTATGCCCGCGTGTTGTGCGTCGGTCTGGTCGGCGTCGAAGGTCACCTGATCGAGGTGGAGGCCGACCTGTCGCCGGGGCTGCCGGCGGTGGTGCTGACAGGCCTGCCGGACACCGCCCTGCACGAGGCGCGCGACCGCGTCCGCGCGGCGGTCGTGAACTCCGGCCAGACCTGGCCCAACCGCCGCATCACCGTGAACCTGCTCCCGGCGACCCTCCCGAAACACGGCAGTGCCTTCGACCTGGCCATCGCCGCAGCACTCCTGGCCGGCGCGGGTGAGCTGCCGGCGGCACCCCTGGAAGGCGTCGTGGTCCTGGGCGAGCTCGGCCTGGACGGGGCGGTGCGCCCGATCCGCGGCGTGCTCCCGATGGTGGCGGCGGCCGTACGCGCCGGGATGACGCGGGTGATCGTCCCGCTGGGCAATGCGCGTGAGGCCACGGTGGTGCCCGGCGTGACCGTGCGGGCGGTCGACTCGCTGCACCGGCTGGTCGCGTACGTGCGGGGTGAGGACCGTCTGCTGGACCCGCCGCCGGCCCTGCCGGAGCCCCCGGTCGGTGGCCCGGACCTGGCCGACGTGGCCGGTCAGGAGCTCGGGCGGTACGCCCTGGAGGTCGCCGCCGCGGGTGGTCACCACCTGGCGATGCTCGGCCCGCCGGGTGCCGGCAAGACGATGCTCGCCGAGCGCCTCCCGTCCGTCCTGCCGCCCCTGGACGACGCCTCGGCGCTGGAGGTCACAGCCCTGCACTCGATCGCCGGTGTACTCCCCCACGACGGCCGCCTCGTCCGCCGCCCGCCGTTCCAGGCGCCCCACCACAGCGCGAGCCTGGCGGCGCTGGTGGGCGGCGGCTCGGGACTGGCCCGGCCGGGCGCGTTGTCGCTGGCCCACCGCGGGGTGCTGTTCCTCGACGAGGCACCGGAGTTTGCCAACGCGGCGCTGCAGGCCCTCCGGCAGCCGCTGGAGAGCGGACGGGTGCTGCTGGCCCGGGCCCGCGGCAACACGGAATACCCCGCGCGGGTCCAGATGGTGCTGGCCGCGAATCCGTGCCCGTGCGCCAACCCGGCCGGCGACCAGTTCTGCGAGTGCACAGCACTGGCGCGGCGGCGCTATCTCGGCAAGTTGTCGGGGCCGCTGCTCGACCGCATCGACATCCAGATCCGGATCCAGCCGCTGAGCGCGGCCCAGCTGATGACGGCTTCCGCACCGGCCGAGGGATCACCGGAGGTCGCCGTGCGGGTGGCGGCGGCTCGTTCGGCGGCGGCGGCCCGGTGGTCTCCGGGTGGCTGGCGGGTCAACGCCGAGGTGCCGGGCCCGCAGCTGCGCCGGCCACCGTTCCGGCTGGCGGCACGCGACACCGCCGTGCTCCGGGCGGGGCTGGACCGCGGGGTGCTGTCGGCCCGCGGCTTCGACCGGATCCTGCGTCTGGCCTGGTCGATCGCGGACCTGGACGGACGTGACCGGCCGACCGGGACGGACGTGGACGAGGCGGCACAACTACGAATGGGAGAGGCGCATGACCGAAACTCCTGA
- the dprA gene encoding DNA-processing protein DprA, with protein sequence MTETPDPGTEADRLARVALTWLGEPGNRTVWQLVQAGGAEATLARLLRGDVPESALRTAVISRSAAGDPRRLAEIALRRTERLGARVVVPSDPEWPTTVDTLATLEVDGGGRINRDVRPPLCLWVRGGWPLDEAFARSVAVVGARAATNYGLHVTNDLAYGLAEREWTVVSGGAFGIDAAAHRAALSAGGLTVAVLACGVDRPYPMGNAAMFEQIADSGVLMSEWPPGSEPLRHRFLIRNRVIAAATAGTVLVEAAARSGAVQTMSRTIALNRRAMVVPGPVTSAMSVGCHELLRKYPETTLVTGLPHVLDEVGKIGEYLAEVPRGRERPHDSLDEESALVLEAVPRRGTAGPEELATKSGLGVRTVLRRLSLLEMAGLVVRRNDGVALVR encoded by the coding sequence ATGACCGAAACTCCTGATCCCGGCACGGAGGCGGACCGCCTGGCCCGGGTCGCGCTCACCTGGCTCGGTGAGCCCGGCAACCGGACCGTATGGCAGCTGGTCCAGGCCGGAGGGGCCGAGGCGACCCTGGCCCGGCTGCTCCGCGGCGACGTCCCCGAATCAGCCCTGCGGACGGCGGTGATCTCACGCTCCGCGGCCGGCGATCCCCGCCGGCTGGCCGAGATCGCCCTGCGCCGGACGGAACGCCTCGGGGCGCGCGTGGTGGTGCCCTCGGATCCCGAATGGCCCACCACAGTGGACACGCTGGCGACCCTCGAGGTCGACGGTGGGGGCCGGATCAATCGAGACGTCCGGCCGCCACTGTGCCTGTGGGTGCGTGGCGGGTGGCCGTTGGACGAGGCGTTCGCGCGTTCGGTGGCCGTGGTGGGTGCGCGTGCTGCCACCAACTACGGGCTGCACGTCACCAACGATCTTGCGTACGGGCTGGCGGAACGCGAGTGGACAGTGGTGTCCGGCGGGGCGTTCGGCATCGACGCCGCCGCGCACCGGGCCGCGTTGTCGGCCGGCGGCCTGACGGTTGCGGTGCTGGCGTGCGGGGTCGACCGGCCGTACCCGATGGGAAACGCCGCGATGTTCGAGCAGATCGCCGACAGCGGGGTGCTGATGAGCGAATGGCCCCCGGGCTCGGAACCTCTGCGCCACCGCTTCTTGATCCGCAACCGCGTGATCGCCGCGGCGACCGCGGGAACGGTGCTCGTCGAGGCCGCAGCCCGCAGCGGCGCGGTCCAGACGATGAGCAGAACCATCGCCCTCAACCGCCGCGCGATGGTCGTCCCGGGCCCGGTCACCTCGGCGATGTCGGTCGGCTGCCACGAACTGCTCCGGAAGTACCCCGAAACGACGCTGGTGACAGGGCTGCCGCACGTGCTGGACGAGGTCGGCAAGATCGGCGAATACCTGGCCGAGGTGCCCCGCGGCCGGGAACGACCCCACGACAGCCTGGACGAGGAGTCGGCCCTGGTGCTGGAAGCCGTGCCACGACGCGGCACCGCGGGCCCGGAAGAACTCGCGACCAAGTCCGGGCTCGGCGTGCGCACAGTCCTGCGTCGGCTGTCCCTGTTGGAGATGGCCGGCCTGGTGGTACGCCGCAACGACGGGGTCGCGCTGGTGCGTTGA
- a CDS encoding winged helix-turn-helix domain-containing protein — protein sequence MIDPSADRAVFRQLADLLRDQITSGDLAPGEPLPSELRLAQEYAISRTTVRQAIGQLRTEGLVTVDRPRGTFVRVPEPTETITLPRGARAAARMPTDAERRHHRLPEGVPVLVITTSDGTTTVHPADRVQLTRP from the coding sequence ATGATCGATCCCTCAGCCGACCGCGCGGTCTTCCGCCAGCTCGCCGATCTGCTGCGCGACCAGATCACCTCCGGCGACCTCGCGCCCGGCGAACCACTGCCGAGCGAGCTGCGCCTGGCCCAGGAGTACGCCATCAGCCGCACCACCGTGCGTCAGGCCATCGGCCAGCTGCGCACCGAAGGTCTCGTCACGGTCGACCGCCCACGAGGGACCTTCGTCCGCGTGCCCGAGCCCACCGAAACGATCACCCTCCCCCGAGGCGCCCGCGCCGCCGCCCGCATGCCAACCGACGCCGAACGCCGCCACCACCGCCTGCCCGAAGGCGTCCCGGTCCTGGTCATCACCACATCGGACGGCACCACAACGGTCCACCCGGCAGACCGCGTCCAACTGACCCGCCCCTGA